The stretch of DNA CCTCGCCCTGGGTCGAGGTTCGCGTCCGGCTGCGCAGCACCAGCGCCCCGTAGACCAGGACGGCCAGGGCGAGCAGCAGCGACCAGGTCCGCACCCCGCCGATCCCGAAGTCGGCCAGCCGCCCGGTGAGGGGCACCCCCTCGACCCGCACCGGCGACAGGGTCCAGTACAGGTAGGAGCCGAGGATGCCGACCACCCCGCCGGCGGGGACCGCGATCAGCGGCAGGCGGACCCGTTGCCGCAGCCGGGCCATGGCCTCGGCCCGGGCGTCGCCCCGGCGCCGGTCGGCCACGGCCGTGGGCGCGGCCATCAGGCCGCCACCCGCTCGCCCAGCAGGCCCGTCGGCCTGAACACCAGCACCAGGATGAGGACCCCGAAGGCGAACACGTCCTGCCACTCGCCGCCCAGGTAGGCGGCGCCGAACGTCTCCAGGATGCCGAGCAGGAAGGCGCCCAGGACGGCGCCGCCGATGTTGCCGATGCCGCCGAGCACGGCCGCCGTGAACGCCTTGAGGCCGGCGATGAAGCCCATGAAGAAGTTGACCTGGCCCAGGTACATGCCGGCCAGAACCCCGCCGATCCCGGCAAGGGCGGAGCCGATGATGAAGGTCAGGGCGATGATCATGTCGACGTTGATGCCCATCAGCCGGGCCGTGTCCGGGTCCTCGGCGGTCGCCCGCATCGCCTTGCCGAGCCGGGTCG from Actinomycetota bacterium encodes:
- a CDS encoding branched-chain amino acid ABC transporter permease; this translates as GLWTFNLGVSAFGWGSTSLVALLVVLLMATLLTPLIGVSLDRFAYRPLRNAPRLAPLITALGASFALQQLVAVFYSRGQLAFPDLFPNTSFQLFGATIQVLWVFMVGLALLLTFILTAFIRTTRLGKAMRATAEDPDTARLMGINVDMIIALTFIIGSALAGIGGVLAGMYLGQVNFFMGFIAGLKAFTAAVLGGIGNIGGAVLGAFLLGILETFGAAYLGGEWQDVFAFGVLILVLVFRPTGLLGERVAA